The stretch of DNA cTAGGATAATGGTGGTGTAGCGAGTCCTAATCGACGACGCTTGCTCTGAGCAGCTCGATCATTCACGTACCCCACGGCCCACGCGTACGCCTTTCGCAGATTTCGTGCGTGGCCCAGCGCCTCGCACCTTTTGCAGTGTGGCGCTGCAAAGTGCAAAGGGTTATTTTTGGTTTCAGCCTCAGCCTGTGGTCCAGGAGGGGAGACCTTTGACGCCGGGCCATTTCAAAAATTATTACCTGGGACTGACTGGGCGTGCTGCTCAAATCTTTGGCCGCATCTCCCAAAAATCCTCTCATCATCAACTCAATCCAAAACTCCAAAACGATCATCAATAACTGGATCCAAAATCCAAAACCATCATCAGCAATCGTTAAGTAAGCAGACGCTACAATCATCAACAATCATGAAGTAGGCAGACCCTATAATCATCAAAAAATCGTGAAGCATTCAGCGTCTTATCATGTTCGAGTTGCTGCGGACTGAGAATTTGTACGGCCACTTCGAGAATCATAGCCCATTCTGCCTAACAGATTCTTCAGAATATTTGCAAGAATCTTTTGCCATCGTTTCAAAATAATTCTTTGCAAACAGGCGTGTTAGTACGGCGCGTTAGTACTAGAAAAGCTCAGCAGGAAATTTCAGTTCGTGTTCCACGCATCAAATCATGACCAAAAGATTACCAGAATACTCCCTAGAACAGCGAACAGTCTGGTTATAGCTTCAACAGAATCCAAGATAACGCCGAACTGCATCTTACAATGGGCAGCAGCAGCCAACAGCAATACAGCATCAAGCCATCGATCATCATCATACAGCTCACGACGGGAGCACCAAACAGAGTTTAATCTCACGAACATCATCTCATCATCGTACAAACATAAGCGAAATCCGAACCAAAATGCAGTAAACATCAGCGCATCGATCCAAGCATGCATGGAGCTAGAGCGCGAGCTGAGCTGAGCTAGCTCGCCGTCGCGAGCGAACTGTGGATCTGTGACCCGAGAGAGACGAGCGTTGGGCATTACACAGATATGCCACTCTGCTTGTCGCCTTCACTTCACTTGCTGCCCTTCTTCTTCCACAGGTCGCCGAGCATCCGGATGCCGGCGCCCTTCCGCTTGCTGCCGAACCCCTCGTCGTCGCCGTCGTCCGGCATCGTCGCCGGGGACCCCCACCCGTTGCTTCCATTGCCGGCGAGGCCATGGTGACCGACGAGGTGCGCGTCCCCGCCGATCACCGCGGCGGCCGCCTCGGCCGCCTTGCGCCACTGCTCGGTCTGCACGCGCAGGCGCCGCATCTCGGCGTCCAGCGCCTCGCGCGCGGCCTCGGACGCCCTCAGCTGCTCGCCCATCCGGGCCTCCCGCGCCGCGTTCTCCTTGAGCTCCTGCTCGATGAGGAAAGCCTTGGCCACAGCCTCCTCGTCAGCCCTCTTGACCGCCGCCGCGGCCTCGTCGGCCTGCTTCTTGAGCTCCGCATTGTCGGCCGTGAGCACGGCGACTTCCATCTCCTTGGCCATCAGCTGGGCCTTGAGCTCCACGACCTCCGGGTTCTCCTTTTCGCCGCCTTCAATGGCGGCCGCGGAGTCCTTCTTGTCCTCCTCAATCATGGTCTTGGTCTCCTCCACTTCCACATCCTCCTCGGCATCGGCCAGTGCCGCCTTGTCTCCACAGCTCACCTCCTCGCTGTCCTCGGCGACGAGCGCGCTCTGGTTCTCCTTGTCGCCCGACTCGGTCGGGACGACCTCGAACACATCGGTCGCCGGGGAGTTTATGCtgctctcctcctcctccgcttCCTCGGCCGCCGGTTCTTCAACGATCTTCACCTCCTCGGTTTTCTTCTCGTCTTGGACCGGTAGAGGGGCGGGGGAGGGAGGAGACGCCGGCGGCTTGGGGCTCCCCTTGGCGCCGACGTGCTTCTTGGCCTCCTCGAGCGCGACCTGCGcgtccttcttggcggcctccgCGGAGACGAGCTGCTCCCGCAGCTTCTTGAGCTCGTCCTGCACCTTCCCCAGCTTGGTCTCCAGCTCCGCCACCCGAGTGCCCGCGCGCTTCTTCTGCAAATGGCGCCGCCGTCGCCAGATCAAATGGCGAGCATAGGCAGAGCAGAGCGTAAACAACTGAGAAACAGCAGCGTACCTCGGGCAGCGGGCTGCGGGGCGAGTGGCGGTCGGCGACCTTGGGGCTGCTGCGGTCGACGAGGAGGCGGTGGTGCGCGCCATTGGCCTCGGAGGAGGCGGTGGTCTTGAGGTGCAGCGGCGCGCGCGGCGACGCCCGCTGCGGCAGCTCGGACCCCCTGGGAGATTAAATGCGCACCAACGGCGTGCATGGCTGAGCAAGGAGCGAAACCGACACCGGACATTGGAGGGAAGGAAGTGGGCACCGCACGCACCTGGATCTCGGCATGGCCGGCGCCCGTTGCCCCGCCCGGCCTCTGGCTGCTAGCCTCGCCGTCTGCAGCGCGTCGTCCTaggagaagaggagaggagcacGAGGGAGAGGGACGGGGGTGGTGGAAAGGCGGGCGGGCGAGAAGCAGGCGGCACAGCGGCGCGGGGAAGAAAAGGAGTCTCCACGAGTCAGTCCACCGCTCCACTCTCTCTCGTGGAAAACGGGATTAATAAATGGAGGAGAGAGGCGCCGGGTTCCGTAAAGGCGACCGGGCCGGTGCGGTGCAGTGGCGATTCAAATTCGAACGGGAGAAATCAGAATCGCTGGAGCAAGCAACGGGACGCAGCCGGCCCGAGCGCCGGTGCCACGCGAGGCACGCAGCGCAGGCCCCGACCTCGACTGGTTGGTGGCGCACCCTCGGCCCGGCGTTAATGCGGATGGATTGGAACGTTACTGGTAGCACCGGGTAGAAACAAAACAAATCAGAACAAGAGGAGGCCTGTGGTGCTGGGTTTGGATTCCTGTGGCAGGATGCTCGTAGGGATGAATGTGTATGTGTGTACGTGAACATCTGCGGTGTACTGTGTTCGAAGCGCCGTGGCGCCGAGCCGAGGGCGAAAGGACCAGCTTGGCGAGGGTGGAGCCGCGGCCGTGCCACTGCCCCCACACCGTGTGGCAACTTGCACGAAAAGGAGGCCTGCGAGCGTGTCCCGGGTGGGACTGATGAGCCACCGCTCGTCCGGCGATCTGACCGTCGGTGATCACTCGCTGCTTGCTGCTCCTTGCTTGTGGTACGGTGGCACGGAGATGGCTTCCTCCGTGACTGTTTGGCCGCTTGGGAGAAACTGCCGACGGAGAAACAGCACCGCGCATCACGGACACGCATCTGGTGAGCAATAGAGCTCGTACCAGCGCCAGCGCGTTGGTGGGGGTTTTGACGTGACGAATTCCGGACGGACGGACGAGCGAGTGATTTCAGACACAGACAGGGCGATGCTCACGGCGCTTTTGAGGCAAAAAAAAAAAGAGTTTTGAAGCAATCAGGCTTTGACTTAGTTTACACCGTCTGTCTGTGTAACATTAAGCTGCACATGCTTCAAGGTCCAGCCACGCCTACTTTACTCGCTTTTGCAGCGAGCAGTTCGTACTCCTCGCCTTTTGAAGCAGCCAGATTCAGATTAGAGTATGCGGCTCTGAAGAATGTTTCCTACTGTACCAATGTTTATCTGCAAGGTAGTTTTTCGAAACGGAGGCgtcgattaattaagaagaaaAGAATTGTCCGATTAATTAACGGAAAATCGGACGAAGTAGTGGTACTACTAGCCTTTTGATCCATTTTATTTACTCTTGAAATGCTTTTGCTAGCTGCTAGGAATAGTACTGGGGTTGCATTGACGTGTACCGCCACCCATTTGAAGCTAGGCAAACCGGCAGGATAAAGAGGAGGCGGCAGTACCAAGTTAGTATAGAGAATCCAAATACGGCAGCAGGACAGGATCGCAGGACAGCAGCTAATGGAGGCAAGCGTTGGATTTTTGGAAGGGAAAGCGCTTAAGCACGGCAGATAGGGTGTGAAATCAGTGTTGGCAGGGAAGGCGCGCAATCGCCCTGACCCCATTACCAATCAAGTGCAGAGCTCGTTATTAAGGGGACAGGAGGCCGCGAGGGAGGTTGGATTTGCGAGTCAAAAAATGTGAATCACACACAAGATCGTCGGAGATCAGGCTGTGCACGGGTGGAGTAGCTCTTTGCAGCGGAGAACCCATGTCAAGATTGTCAGCTCGTGCAACAAAGACGTTGCGCCTGATAATCACCTGTAGCCCAACTATAACTAGTTAGCGTGGGATGTGTGTCGCTCACCTAATAAGCGCCCGCACTGAGAGTGGTACTGCTGCCGAGTTAGCATCACCTTTGCCTCGCAAAGTCACAGGTGTTCTGGTGCAAAGCATGGTTTGAGATAAAAAGATACTATATTTTTGCCCCCACACGACGGGCCGAGAAGTAGCAGCAGGCACGCATGGCAAAGCCAATCGATCGTGACACGTTCACCTGCATGGTCGACCTGTTTTCGGATCTGGCAAGATACTTGTGTGATCACATTTTGGAAATGGCATAATAATCTAGCGGGGTGAAGTCAATATGGACCCATATCTTTGGGTTTCCGAGACACGATCACCTGCTCAGCTACATGCGTCCAAGGGGGTGATCGTGACACACACACCTGCTCCATCCAACATGGTGCTGTACTATACATGCGGGCGACACGAGTGATGAGATGGGATCACAGAGGGAAACAGTGGATACGCGCTGCTCACGACGATCGATCGGGGGTCGGGAGTCGGGAGTCGGGACACGGGCAACGTCCAAGAGCGAGCATAGTGCACACCTGAGCCCTAAGTGTGATGCAACGGGTCACGAAGCGTAGGGCTCCCTCCCTCGCCTTGGAAGTTGCGACTTTGGAAGCTTTCTGGGACGAGCAAGATGCTGCCTGTAGGCCGTGGGGGGTAGGATAGCGGCAGGAGAGGACAAAGGAGAAGAGTAAGGAGGAGATCAACGAACGTGCCCAGCAAAATGCTGGCTTGGGTCCTAGCAGTGCACATGTGCGTGTGGTACTGCGGTTTGGTACCTTTCTTGTCACTAGTGGTCTAGACTTTTCTCTCTGCTCTGTATGTCCTCTTTCTTTCTTCCCGAGGAAAGTAATCCAGTTTGGTTTACTTTGTAAAACTAATCTAGTCTGTCAGCGAGGAAGTAGTAGTAGTACGCAATGGAATGGACTTTCACCGCGGATGGCCCAATGAGCGGCGAAAACGTCGAAAGCTGCTGGTTGCGGGTTGTGGAAGGCTGCGCGCACCGCTAGCGAGAGTGACGGACGCTAGCGTACGCCCATGAAAAACACCGCGCAACGCACGCACCCACACGTGACATCGTTGCGGGTTAAATTTTTGGACGTTGCGTTGATTGCACTTCACAAAGGGACGAGATTATCATGCCTACCGATGTCTAGTGGTCTTCTTCTTCGGTGCATGCTTTACCTCGCCATACTCTGCTTGGTAACGTCAACAAGGCCTCCTAAAGATTACTAAATCGCCAAAAATCTGACGTCGGTTTTTAGGATGCCCAACGAAAATGCTTCCTGGACCGTCGGATGAGCTGCACTGATCATGATGCAAGAAACAGTGCCGCATCATGTTTTGTTGAGCGTTCGTTGCAACCGACGCGCCAGCGAACGCGACACTCAACTTATTGGTAACCTTTCTTTATATCAAATGGCAAAATTTACGGCGATTTTTGTTTTTTCATAAGTCTTGGCAAATTGAAAATCGTTTGCAAATTTGCTAGGTGGTTTTTTCATCTAGGAAAATCTATTTTTGCTACTCCCTCCTTTCATCTATATAGGGTCTAGTGCGTTTTTCGAGACTAGCTTTGAtcaaatgttagagcaataatatatgacatgcaacttacacaaagcatactaCGTATGCGAAATATACAGTACCTTCAAATTCGTATGCGAAAgaagctttcaatgatataatatATGGTACCTTCAAATTCGTATGCGAAAgaagctttcaatgatataattttcacattatgcatgtcatgcACTTTTAATCTTATCAATaatcaaaggcggtcttaaagaATGCATTAGGTCCTacatagatggaaggagggagtacgtGCTTGTGTTCACTTACCTACATTTTTGTTGTCACGGCAAATAACCCACCGTGGTACGTTGGCCCGGATACCATCACTAGTGCCATTTTTTTTGGGTCATGTTTCAAATGTTAAAAGTCACTAGTCTTTAAGTCCCGGGTCGTGGCAAATTGTTCACACTCAATTGGCATGAAGTGTTTTTCAACATCCATTGTAAATTGAACTTGTTGCAATTTAACTTTTGTACAACCATGTCATTTTTGTGTGCGTTAGGTATAGCACACttgaattttcaaaaaaaaaaatgcTAGTTTGTGGCTATTTCCAAGACATGGCAAATTACATGGCTGTTTTAGTTGCcatggaatatatatgatttttccAATACATATCtacatgattttttttatttCAAAAAGGATTGCAATTTTTCTGTTTTCGATTTCTAGTCTGTGTGCAAATTGCTATCTTTTCATAGTTGGGTCTTTGTGCGGGTAAGCTGGGCCTCCTTTTCTGGCCCACTTTCTTTTAACCTGTACATAGGGACAAAGTTGCTCTTGAAGGACCTATGAACATTTTTTAGATCAACTAGCAAAAACACACGTGCGTTAACGAGAGAAAAAAATACCACATGCTTTTAATTTAGAAAAATGGTTTATAATCTAAGAATTTGTAGCTATGACCCAAAGAAAAATGGTCTTAACCTATAAAAGGATAGATTAAGATTGTACAAGTGTTCTATTTCAACACGGCTTGCATGTAGATTACAAAAAACGGTCAAGTGATCATGCAGTTATTCAAGTCATGTTCGGAATGAGGTGTTGTTACGGGCGAGTAAAAAAAAATGACAAAAACAAACGATCTTGTGGTGCGCATAGTCCAACAGGCCGACCCCAGTTCAGGCGGTGGAGGACGATGCGGCACTGCGGCTCGTCTTGATCTGGCCAGAACTCACTGCCTACGGGGAGGAGCGGCTCAACAAATGTTGTGGTGCGTGTCGTCTAACAGGCCGATGGTGGCGCGCCGATAGGCTACTCGTTCGTTTTGTTGGCACCGCACCTACCGAGAAAAGGTAGGGGGAGGAAAGGGGATCCCGTCGCCGGGGATGGTAAACGACGCGACAGGCTGATGGCCAGAGACGAGGAAGCGTTGGTGTGGCGATTAACATTGCGGTCTAGATAGTATATTTTAAATTATTAACAGATAAAATAACATCATATTCAAATTCTACATAGTTTTCTAATCAAATtccatatataacatgttaaattTGGACTTACGATTTAGAACATATGGGTATTTTAAAAAACATTTAGTATGTACTGCCATGGGTTTAATGTCAGAAACATTAAGGGTTTTGTATAAAATAGCAAAACGGACTAAGAATATCTATTtttttattagtaggtatagataacCTGTACATAGCGACAAAAAAATTAACTTGTATGTAGGGGAAAAGGTGGTCTTGAATGCACTGGTTCCTGACAAATCGAACATTAGGATTATGTGAACCAACCTATGATTGAATGGTTAGAAAGGAAGTGAATATCAGCCCATCAGGATTCAAGTCCCGATGCTGGCATTATTcgtaaatttattttagaatttctatTGATGTGTGTTTAGTGAAAAAAAAGTTTTCATCAATTACGAGACGTCTGTTGTGACTTCGTCAATCTTAAGATGATATATCGGCTCAGTCTCTTAAGTGTGCTCATAAATATAAAGTCTGGTTGTATGTTTATAAGGATGTGTGTATGCGTGtagagtatatatatatatatatatatatatatatatatatgaatgtcTGCATCTGTTCTGGGTAAAAAAAACGTCAGGCTTCTACCGGCGTCAAAGAAACAAAAACAAGAGAAACGAATTTGCTCCCGCTCAAATCATGCAAGAACCGACTGCGGCTGCGGCCCCATCCCCCCGACTGCAGCTGCAATGAAGCGGAAACCCACTACCCCTCGGGACTCGCGCCATCGCTTTACCGTGCGTATCGATCAGTGCACTAGTAATTTTTGCTAGTCATCTTAGTAGTCCTGGTAGGTTGCACCGTAGGAGTAGCCTTTATAGGACCCAGAGCAAAGGCTGTTCCTGTTTTGGTGGCACGCACGcgtctctctttctctctctctctcttttttttttgcgagtACACGAGCGTCAGCGGTCCATATATCCACGGAGCCACGGAGGGGAGGCCGGAGAAGCGAACCGGACCCGATCACGGCGGAGGAGGGACCGACGATCGGCCGGAGCTCGACCGCGCGTGCACGGGAGGGGAAAGCGATGGCTGGTCACTGGTGCATGCCGTGTCGGGGGGCTTTGCCTTCGCTTTCCGTGGCCGGGGGGTCGATGTGATTCTTGGCTAGGTTTTGTTTTGGGATCTGCGGCTGCGGCGGACGTGTTAAGTAGCGACCGGTACACTGCTACGGCGAGAGGAGAGATACGTACCTACCAGTATGGATTTTCTCCTCTTTGCTGCCATTCATCCTTCTTGTGGAGTACAGTGTGGTAGTACCTCTCAAAGAATTTAATTAACCACTGACCACAAAACATGACATCCTCTTTGTTTGTTTTTCCTCTCTGCTGCAAATCGCAATGCGTGAATTGCACGGTCAAATCCTCACAATTCTAAACCTGGTGAAAAGTATTCACAAGAAGTTATACAAAGGTCTCTATATGCGGTGTTTTTCCATGTCCCGTATTTTTTTCAAATTCTCACATTCTAAACCTGGTGAAAAGTATTCAGAAGAAGTTATAAAAACGGTCTCCATATGCACTGTTTTTCCATGTCTTGTATTTTTTTCAAAGACAGgacagaatttttttttgaaCATAATACAGACGCAAAGCGCTCATATAAACACGCATACACTTACCCCTATGAATGCACACGCGCACACCCTActcctatgagcaccttcgagagactgagccggcatattattttgagattttACGAAATCACCCTCGTAGTCGACGGGAACGGAAGACAGGACAGATTGATTCTGAAGACTGTTGGCAGGTTCATTTCCTAGTAGCAGGCCTGATCTTGCGTGTACTTGCATGCTTCGAAGGTTTTTCTTTTAAATGTGCAAACTCAAGTAGACAGGCCAATCGGTGAGTAATATCCTGATTATTATTTATTGAAAAAGTGATCCTAGTTCACAAAAAAGTAGACACGAATGCTACACCGTGGAGAATTTTATTTTCAATTTCTTTTTGCCGAATTTCAAAATTGCAGCGAGGAAAGATTCATCGAAGGCAGCAGAAACAATATTGTTGTGATGCCTGCCAAGGTTAAAAGGTCTCTAGTACATCACATGTTTCACAATGAGCGAACAATCCCCCCTTCTCCCTCAGAAAGTCAGAAGGATGTACGTTAAGGCCATACCCATGCTATGAATATGTGTACTTCATTTAGAGACAACACCTCATGCGATCACAGTGGCGAATCCACCCATCCGTCTAATAAGAGATTGCTAATAGCGCAGATCGATCTATGTAAGGCCTCCTATGTATCCAAAGGAGCTTCTCTCGCttaagaacacaatgcaaaagtGATGTTGGATATGCGAAGGCAATGACATCAACTGTATCCCGCCTCATGTCAAAGACAGCGAAAATATGTCTGCAAAATATCAGATTTTTACAGCGAAAATAGGGGTGAGGTTGTTAATGAAACTGCTAGATATCAGTTTCTTTTACTTGTGGACTAGGATCTATGTCTATACAATATTCAAGGCTCCTAGCCTCTGATGTTAGATTAAAAACAGTTTTTGGAAGATCATGACTGAGAAAATTGAAAAAAGGTGTTCATGGCAGGGGAGGCTGCTTAACATTGCTGGGAGAGTAACTTTGGTTCAATCTTGTCTTACTAATATACCCGTTGATATGATGTCTTTCTATCCTATGCCTGTGGGGGTTAGGAAGAAAGTGGATTTTTATAGAGCCAGGCTGGTGTGGCAAGCTGATGAGGATAAAAAAATTACCATCTGGTAAATTGGAAGACTTGTAACTTTTCAACAAAGTTCTACTTGCCCAATGGCTGTGAAAACTTGAAAGTGAAAATGGGATGTGGCAGGAAATCCTACTTGCTAAGTATGTGAAAGGGAAGTGTATCTCTGGGATTAAACATAAACGTAGAGAACTAGAGATTCTCACTTCTGGTCCAGTCTTCTGCATTTTAGAGACATGTATTATCAACATGTAAAAAAAGTGGTTGGGGGATGGAAAAAACACTAGGTTCTGGGAAACTAGTGGGTGGGTGATAAACTCTTGAAAGATGCCTATCCTAGTCTTCATTTTATCAACAATAATCATAATATCTGTTTTTGATGCCATTGACAAAGGATGGCAACAATTCACATTTAGAAGAACTTCATTTGGAGATTCTATTGATTTGTGGAATTCTCTACACACCCCCGATGATGTCTCCTGACAAAAATTTACAGTGAAATCCCTTTACTTATATCTGATTAAAAGTGATAGAGGCTTCCCACATATTTTTTTGTGGAAAGTCAAAGTGCCTGCTAAAATTAATTTTTTCTTATGGCTGCTTAATAAAAAAAGCGTTTTTTAGAAATGGAGAAGGACCTCCCGCCTCTGCATCTGGAGGATGCATGCacccactttattaattattcacacaagaccttacaaagtcatacaacagtaagactaaagccaccgtctaggcaacatctgtcgctactcctatccagtTGATGTAGGGATGCTaatagtctgggcctaatactAAACAGACCTTATAGCcaagcctaacatctaagacctgaggtcccaaccaggacgtgttggggaacatagtaatttcaaaaaaattcctacgcacacacaagatcatggtgatacataccaacgagaggggagagtgtcgtccacgtatccccgtagaccgttaagcgaaaacgttatgacaacgcggttgatgtagtcatacgtcttcacgatcgaccggtcctgagtaccgaacgtacggcacctccgcgttcagcacacgtttagctcggtgacgtcccgcgaactcacgatccagtagagctcgagggagagtttcgtcagcacgacggcgtggtgacgatgtttaTGAAGCTagcgttgcagggcttcgcctaagcactgctacagtatgaccgaggtggattatggtggagggggcaccacacacggctgggagagatcaatgatcaacttgtgtgttctagggtgcctgtcggtgtcaaaaccggcggatctcggatagggggtcccgaactgtgcgtctaaagcggatggtaacaggaggcaggggacacgatgttttacccaggttcgggccctcttgatggaggtaaaaccctacgtcctgcttgattaatattgatgatatgggtagtacaagagtagatctaccgcgagatcagagatgctaaaccctagaagctagcctatggtatgattgtatgttgtcctacagactaaaaccctccggtttatatagacaccagagagggttagggttacacaaggtcgattacaaaggaggagatatccatatccgtattgcctagcttgccttccacgccaagtagagtcccatccggacatgagacgaagtcttcaatcttgtatcttcatagtccaacagtccggccaaaggatatagtccggctgtccggagaccccctaatccaggactcccttagtagcccctgaaccagacttcaatgacgatgagtccgacgcgcagtactgtcttcggcattgcaaggcgggttcctcctccgaatacaccacggaagaatttgaatacaaggatagtgtccaaccctgcaaaaataagttccacatacctccgtagagagaataatatttccacaaatctaatctgctgacacgtttcggcaacatgacatcatgccatggcccggtgattattcgaaccgtttcctttaactagccccgcacataacgcgaggcagttttttgacacgtcttgtcaaagcagagatcgtccccttattatgggattctcatcaatacgggcgtgggtaacccaaccgtgccattgattacgacgcttgggggataagcgagttttaccaggctagtgggggcgcatagtttcggccgcccatataaagggacaaggattcaccttttcatccacgccttcttcctcctttgctcatccattttcgcacactcgagctccagcgcccaagtccgcatttcccacctcaaccttctccaaccatgtccggagcgggaggcacatggatggtctcctccatcacggagggacacatcaagaagctgaggagagccggatacctaccagacgacatcgcgcaccggctcccagatgaggggcagctcatccccacccccaggccccacgagagggtagtgttccttacccatttcctccgcggactgggattccctctccacccattcgtccgggggctcatgttctactacggcctggatttccacgatatggccccgaacttcatcctcaacatctcggcgtttatcgttgtgtgcgaggccttcctccgcatcaagccccacttcggcttatggctgaagaccttcaatgtcaagtcGAAGGttgtgagcggccgccaggcggagtgcggaggcgccatggtgggcaagatgcccgtcacatggctcgagggctccttcgtggagaccataagggggtggcaatcggggtggttctacatcaccgagccgcgtgaccctgcatgggcagcggcccccgagttccgatctggcatccccacgcggctcacctcctggcaagagaagggcctgtcccgTGGTAGGTCGggggagctgaccggactccaaacatgtatccaaaacatggtgagcaagaagctcaaactcgtcaacgtagtccaggtcatgctcatccgtcggatcctcccgtgtcaacaacgggctttcaacttgtgggagttcgacccagcccagcaccaaactctgaacaggctcttcgacacaacacacgaggatgcctggaaggtgctattcaagggcgccgaggttccccctcccactaccgaggatcgcggattctgcgcgaagTGCCAAGCCAGTGCTGTAAGCtattttacctcttacaggatacttgtttttcgTAGTTTGACtgtatgcgggatctaagctcccgtacctttgacaggactgataggaaacggccggacagatcgactgtccggctcccttgcccggaggcccagcaaacgctctcctgacgaagatgctgactccggctccttacaaggtgccagag from Triticum urartu cultivar G1812 chromosome 3, Tu2.1, whole genome shotgun sequence encodes:
- the LOC125544782 gene encoding interactor of constitutive active ROPs 1-like; translation: MPRSRGSELPQRASPRAPLHLKTTASSEANGAHHRLLVDRSSPKVADRHSPRSPLPEKKRAGTRVAELETKLGKVQDELKKLREQLVSAEAAKKDAQVALEEAKKHVGAKGSPKPPASPPSPAPLPVQDEKKTEEVKIVEEPAAEEAEEEESSINSPATDVFEVVPTESGDKENQSALVAEDSEEVSCGDKAALADAEEDVEVEETKTMIEEDKKDSAAAIEGGEKENPEVVELKAQLMAKEMEVAVLTADNAELKKQADEAAAAVKRADEEAVAKAFLIEQELKENAAREARMGEQLRASEAAREALDAEMRRLRVQTEQWRKAAEAAAAVIGGDAHLVGHHGLAGNGSNGWGSPATMPDDGDDEGFGSKRKGAGIRMLGDLWKKKGSK